AGAGAACCTTTCGTAGACGACTTTCGGTCATCCCGTCACGCAAGGACAGCAGCGACCCCAGCACATCCTCGCCGTGGTCCAGGTGGGGGAAGTCGGTTCCGAAGACCAGGCGGTCCTCCGGGAGGTGGCGCACCACGTCAGACAGGTACGGCTCATCCGGCTCCAGGGAGACGAAGCAGTGCTGGCGCAGGTAGGAGGAAGGGAGCTGTCGGATGGTGGCGGAGACCTCTGCACCCACAGCGCGATATTCCTCGTCCAGCCGCCACGCCCAGTACGGCAGCCAGCCGCAGCCGGCCTCCATCGCGCCGATGCGCAGGGTGGGGTGCCGCTCCAGCACGCCTCCCTGGAGGAGCGCCAGCAGGCCCATCATCAGCTCCATGGGGTGGGCGCAGACGTGGTTGGCGAAGCGGGTGTCGAAGCGGTCCGCGCCCGCGGACGGGACGTAGACGTGCCCGCTGCCGTGGAGCACCACCGCCAGTGAGCGCTTCTCGCACTCGGCCCAGAAGGGCGCGTAGGCGGCGTCCGACAGCAGCCGGCCGTTGATGGGGTTGGGGCGCACCATGACGGCGCGCCAGCCGAAGCCCGCGACGCGGCGGACCTCCGCCACCATGGCCTCCGGCTCGTGGCGGCTGATGAGCCCCACGCCCCGCAGGCGCTCCGGCTGGTGCGCGCAGAAGTCATGCAGCCAGGTGTTGTAGACGGACGCGAACGCGGTGGCCACCTGGGGCTTCAGGGGGGAGAAACCCTCCAGCAGCAGCGCGTAGGTGGGGAAGAGGGCCGCCATGTCCACGCCGTCGCGGTCCATCTGGGCCAGGTACACGTCCGGCCGCTGCAGGAGCTCATTGCGGCCCAGCTGCGCGTAGGCGCGCGCGGAGAACTCCACCCAGGCCCGCTCCGGCATGTGGTTCCACAGCGGCTTGCCGTCCACCTCCGGCAGCGGCTGCACGGGCAGCAG
The genomic region above belongs to Corallococcus caeni and contains:
- a CDS encoding amidohydrolase family protein — its product is MRDGLRIFDADRHVLEPLSLWAEQLEPGLRRHAPRPGRLPDETLEARLERLGPQGLLPVQPLPEVDGKPLWNHMPERAWVEFSARAYAQLGRNELLQRPDVYLAQMDRDGVDMAALFPTYALLLEGFSPLKPQVATAFASVYNTWLHDFCAHQPERLRGVGLISRHEPEAMVAEVRRVAGFGWRAVMVRPNPINGRLLSDAAYAPFWAECEKRSLAVVLHGSGHVYVPSAGADRFDTRFANHVCAHPMELMMGLLALLQGGVLERHPTLRIGAMEAGCGWLPYWAWRLDEEYRAVGAEVSATIRQLPSSYLRQHCFVSLEPDEPYLSDVVRHLPEDRLVFGTDFPHLDHGEDVLGSLLSLRDGMTESRLRKVLWENPTRFYGVEP